From a single Bacteroidota bacterium genomic region:
- a CDS encoding polyribonucleotide nucleotidyltransferase codes for MIVSKQMTLPDGRVLSIETGRVARQANGAVMVRLADTMVLTTVCASTDDGSNNDFFPLQVEYREKASAAGKIPGGFFKREGKPSEKEILSARLIDRALRPLFPEGYRSETQVVASVFSSDQVNDADVLGGIGASAALVVSDIPFNGPITEVRIGRINGEFVAFPTVSQLKLSDFDLTVAGSDDSIVMVEGEMNEVSEADMLRAIEFAHGVIRQVNAIQREMAAEVKPVKKELVIKPVNQELLDAVKALSYQRLSDLYHKDTTKQERNNGRKQIQDETWASLSEKYADLQKEVFTLMHDFEYEIMREMILSESKRLDGRDLVTIRPISIEIGLIPRSHGSSLFTRGETQSLTTVTLGSKKDEQSIDDIMGSSNKRFMLHYNFPPFSVGEVGRMSGVGRREVGHGNLAERAVKKVVPEETSFPYTIRVMSDILESNGSSSMATVCAASLALMDAGVPLKKPVAGIAMGLIKEGSRYAVLSDILGDEDHLGDMDFKVAGSENGITAIQMDIKITGITLEIMEKALHQALAGRKHILGKMNSTINVHKNELSAFAPRLFTITIPVDTIGMVIGPGGKNIRAIIDECKVEINIEDDGRVTIAAPNGEAADKAIGRIRTIAGVFEPGEIFRGVIKRIVNFGAFVEIAPGKEGLLHISAVDHKRPERVEDVLKVGEIVEVKLMKVDGQRLELSRKALMPKPEPQN; via the coding sequence ATGATCGTCAGTAAACAAATGACCCTTCCTGATGGACGGGTGCTTTCCATCGAAACCGGGCGTGTGGCCCGCCAGGCCAACGGAGCCGTTATGGTCCGTCTGGCAGATACCATGGTGTTAACCACGGTATGCGCTTCCACTGATGACGGAAGCAACAATGACTTTTTCCCGCTTCAGGTTGAATACCGGGAAAAGGCAAGTGCAGCCGGTAAAATCCCCGGCGGGTTTTTCAAACGCGAAGGAAAACCCTCAGAAAAAGAAATTTTGTCCGCCCGTCTGATTGACCGGGCTTTGCGTCCGTTGTTTCCTGAAGGGTACCGTTCAGAAACCCAGGTGGTGGCATCGGTATTTTCATCCGATCAGGTAAATGATGCGGATGTGTTGGGTGGCATCGGAGCTTCCGCTGCCCTCGTGGTGTCAGATATCCCGTTCAATGGTCCGATCACCGAAGTCAGAATCGGGCGGATCAATGGCGAGTTTGTTGCGTTCCCGACGGTCAGCCAGCTGAAATTATCCGATTTCGATCTGACTGTTGCCGGTTCTGATGATTCCATTGTCATGGTGGAAGGCGAAATGAATGAAGTATCCGAAGCCGATATGCTCCGGGCAATTGAATTCGCTCACGGTGTCATCCGCCAGGTAAATGCCATTCAGCGCGAAATGGCCGCAGAAGTTAAACCTGTCAAGAAAGAACTGGTTATCAAGCCGGTCAATCAGGAACTGCTCGATGCGGTAAAGGCTCTTTCCTATCAGCGCCTGTCCGACCTGTATCACAAGGATACCACCAAACAGGAACGGAATAATGGCCGTAAGCAGATACAGGACGAAACCTGGGCGTCACTTTCCGAAAAATATGCAGACCTCCAGAAGGAAGTCTTTACCCTGATGCACGATTTCGAATATGAGATCATGCGGGAAATGATCCTGAGCGAAAGCAAACGGCTCGATGGCCGCGATCTGGTGACCATCCGTCCGATTTCCATCGAAATTGGTTTAATTCCGCGTTCTCACGGATCGTCGCTCTTTACCCGTGGTGAAACCCAGTCTCTGACGACGGTTACACTTGGTTCGAAAAAGGACGAGCAGTCCATTGACGACATCATGGGATCTTCGAATAAACGATTCATGCTTCACTACAATTTCCCTCCGTTTTCGGTTGGTGAAGTGGGTCGCATGAGCGGCGTTGGCCGCCGGGAAGTCGGACACGGGAATCTGGCCGAACGGGCTGTTAAAAAGGTCGTTCCTGAAGAAACCTCATTCCCTTATACCATCCGGGTGATGTCTGATATTCTTGAATCAAACGGCTCCTCCTCGATGGCCACCGTTTGCGCAGCCTCACTGGCGCTGATGGATGCCGGGGTTCCTCTGAAAAAGCCTGTGGCCGGAATTGCCATGGGTCTTATAAAGGAAGGGTCCCGTTATGCCGTTCTGAGCGATATTCTGGGTGATGAAGATCATCTGGGTGATATGGACTTCAAGGTGGCCGGTTCTGAAAATGGTATCACTGCTATTCAGATGGATATCAAGATCACCGGAATCACGCTTGAAATTATGGAAAAAGCTCTTCACCAGGCCCTTGCCGGACGCAAGCACATTCTGGGTAAGATGAATTCCACCATCAACGTTCATAAGAACGAATTGTCGGCCTTTGCTCCGAGACTCTTTACCATTACCATTCCAGTTGATACCATCGGAATGGTGATCGGACCAGGCGGTAAAAACATCCGGGCCATTATTGATGAATGCAAAGTTGAAATTAACATCGAAGACGATGGTCGCGTAACCATTGCTGCACCCAACGGTGAAGCCGCAGATAAGGCCATCGGCCGAATCCGGACCATCGCAGGTGTCTTTGAACCAGGAGAAATTTTCCGCGGAGTGATTAAACGGATCGTCAACTTTGGCGCATTCGTTGAAATTGCACCAGGAAAGGAAGGCCTCCTGCACATTTCAGCCGTAGACCACAAACGTCCTGAGCGGGTGGAAGATGTCCTGAAAGTGGGTGAAATTGTTGAGGTTAAACTGATGAAAGTGGATGGCCAGCGACTGGAACTCAGCCGCAAAGCCCTGATGCCGAAGCCGGAACCTCAAAACTGA
- a CDS encoding insulinase family protein, translating to MITTTFHRFRLPNGLQVVAEEIPWAQSVLISIWIKGGSRIEDPRVAGVSHLVEHLVFKGTRSRKIHQIAHGIESVGGYINAVTDKESTCFYARVPSDFQEKAIDILTDLVFFPVIRPSDLDKERQVVLDELMGIEDTPDDFINDWFEEVLFEGTGLAHPVIGTRETVEKIGIGDCHRLIHSHHQPDSVLITVTGRFNRDLLDKQLNRFTRDLGAFHQPVDPVVTSGVIPAKVSSEPMRKPISQSHLMLGRKGVSVDDRASMVQLLVSNCLGGGMSSRLNLRIREKYGFCYHIYSSVNFYSDTSAFSVYAATEPGKTKKLNSLIDQELDRLQTDGISERELGMQKKAMRGNLLINSESLTARHQILSRTELTLGHYQTFEEQVAEIESITVNDIRKWLDEYPLTTGLSRVDIIGEG from the coding sequence ATGATCACCACCACTTTTCATCGGTTCAGGTTACCCAACGGTCTTCAGGTCGTTGCGGAGGAGATTCCCTGGGCTCAGTCTGTTCTGATCAGTATCTGGATAAAAGGCGGTAGCCGTATTGAGGATCCCCGGGTTGCGGGCGTTTCTCATCTGGTCGAACACCTGGTCTTCAAAGGTACCCGTTCAAGAAAAATTCATCAGATTGCCCATGGGATTGAATCGGTGGGTGGTTATATCAATGCAGTCACCGATAAGGAAAGTACCTGCTTCTATGCCAGGGTTCCTTCTGACTTTCAGGAAAAAGCCATCGATATTCTGACCGATCTGGTTTTCTTCCCGGTTATCCGGCCGTCCGACCTTGATAAGGAAAGACAGGTGGTTCTGGATGAACTGATGGGAATTGAAGATACACCGGATGATTTCATCAACGATTGGTTTGAAGAAGTCCTGTTTGAAGGAACCGGTCTGGCACATCCGGTAATCGGAACCCGTGAAACGGTTGAAAAAATCGGTATTGGTGACTGTCACCGGCTGATTCACTCCCATCACCAACCGGACTCTGTTCTGATTACCGTTACCGGCAGGTTCAACCGCGATCTCCTCGATAAACAATTGAACCGGTTTACCCGGGATCTGGGTGCATTTCACCAACCGGTTGATCCGGTGGTTACCTCAGGGGTGATTCCCGCTAAAGTGTCTTCGGAACCCATGAGGAAGCCGATTAGTCAGAGCCACCTGATGTTGGGACGAAAAGGGGTTTCCGTTGATGACCGTGCCTCCATGGTTCAGTTATTGGTCTCCAATTGTCTGGGAGGCGGAATGAGTTCGCGTCTCAATCTGCGGATCAGGGAAAAGTACGGATTTTGTTATCACATTTACTCGTCGGTTAATTTTTATTCTGATACCAGTGCCTTTTCGGTGTATGCGGCCACCGAACCGGGCAAAACAAAGAAGTTAAATTCTCTCATTGACCAGGAACTTGACCGGCTGCAGACCGACGGAATCAGTGAGAGGGAACTCGGAATGCAGAAAAAAGCCATGCGTGGCAATCTTCTGATCAATTCCGAAAGTCTCACCGCACGCCATCAGATTCTCAGCCGTACCGAATTGACCCTCGGGCACTACCAGACATTTGAAGAGCAGGTGGCTGAAATCGAATCCATCACCGTGAATGACATCCGGAAATGGCTCGATGAATACCCGCTGACCACGGGGTTATCAAGGGTTGATATCATCGGGGAAGGTTGA
- the ald gene encoding alanine dehydrogenase encodes MIIGVPKEIKTMENRVGLTPMNVHALVQAGHTVLVESHAGEGSGFADVDYISNGARILPTPAEIYQQADMIVKVKEPIQPEYPMLREGQIIFTYFHFAASRELTDAVIKSKCIAIAYETVQKTDKSLPLLTPMSEVAGRMAIQEGAKYLEKAMGGRGILLGGVPGVAPAQVVILGGGVVGMNAAKMAAGMGADVTLLDINIDQMRYLDDIMPKNVRTVMSNAYNIRQAVINADLVVGAVLLPGAKAPKLVNRDLIREMRPGAVVVDVAVDQGGCIETCTPTTHENPTYVIDGVIHYCVANMPGAVPFTSTIALNNATLPYTLQLANKGWKKACSDNRELLLGLNVVAGKVVYGGVADAFGLTLHPVESVLA; translated from the coding sequence ATGATTATCGGAGTCCCAAAAGAAATAAAAACGATGGAGAACCGCGTGGGTCTCACTCCAATGAACGTTCATGCACTGGTACAGGCCGGGCATACCGTTCTGGTTGAGAGTCATGCAGGAGAGGGGTCCGGATTTGCAGACGTTGATTATATTTCGAACGGAGCCAGAATACTTCCGACGCCGGCTGAAATTTACCAGCAGGCCGATATGATTGTGAAGGTGAAGGAACCGATTCAGCCAGAATATCCAATGCTCAGAGAAGGGCAGATCATCTTCACCTATTTTCACTTTGCTGCATCACGCGAACTGACCGACGCCGTGATTAAAAGCAAATGCATTGCCATTGCTTACGAAACCGTCCAGAAGACAGATAAAAGCCTTCCGCTGCTGACTCCCATGAGTGAAGTGGCAGGCCGGATGGCCATTCAGGAAGGGGCCAAATACCTTGAAAAGGCCATGGGTGGCCGGGGCATTCTGCTTGGCGGCGTTCCTGGGGTTGCACCTGCACAGGTGGTGATACTCGGAGGTGGTGTTGTGGGCATGAATGCGGCCAAAATGGCGGCTGGAATGGGTGCCGATGTGACCCTTCTCGATATCAATATAGACCAGATGCGCTATCTGGATGACATCATGCCTAAAAACGTCAGAACGGTGATGAGCAATGCATATAACATCCGGCAGGCTGTTATAAATGCTGATCTGGTCGTTGGTGCGGTTCTCCTGCCCGGAGCGAAAGCCCCCAAACTGGTCAACCGGGACCTGATCAGGGAAATGCGCCCGGGTGCAGTGGTGGTCGATGTGGCGGTTGATCAGGGAGGATGTATTGAAACCTGTACCCCAACCACCCATGAAAACCCAACTTATGTGATAGATGGTGTGATTCATTACTGTGTGGCCAATATGCCGGGAGCCGTTCCTTTCACATCCACCATTGCGCTTAACAACGCAACCTTACCCTATACACTTCAGCTGGCTAACAAGGGCTGGAAGAAGGCCTGCTCGGATAACCGCGAGTTGCTGCTCGGGTTAAACGTGGTGGCCGGAAAAGTGGTCTATGGCGGCGTGGCAGATGCTTTTGGTCTGACCCTTCATCCGGTTGAATCGGTGCTGGCCTGA
- the dut gene encoding dUTP diphosphatase produces MGVTVHFQKLSHFGDLELPGYATDQSAGMDLRAAVAEPVILNPGDRRVIPCGFSMELPAGFEAQVRPRSGLAAKNGVTVLNAPGTIDADYRGEVMVILVNHGQESFTVHRGDRIAQMIIAPVSRVEWEVASSLSVTRRGEGGFGHTGKH; encoded by the coding sequence ATGGGTGTTACCGTCCACTTTCAGAAATTGTCTCACTTCGGAGACCTGGAGCTTCCTGGTTATGCAACCGACCAGTCTGCGGGGATGGACCTGCGGGCGGCGGTTGCTGAACCTGTCATTCTGAACCCCGGTGACAGACGGGTGATTCCCTGCGGATTTTCCATGGAACTTCCAGCCGGGTTTGAAGCGCAGGTAAGGCCGCGAAGCGGACTTGCCGCCAAAAACGGCGTGACGGTCCTGAATGCACCCGGCACCATCGATGCCGATTACCGGGGTGAAGTCATGGTGATTCTTGTAAATCACGGTCAGGAGTCCTTTACCGTTCACCGGGGTGACCGGATCGCTCAGATGATCATTGCCCCGGTAAGCAGAGTGGAATGGGAAGTGGCATCCTCACTGTCCGTAACCCGGCGTGGTGAAGGTGGATTCGGACATACCGGCAAGCATTGA
- a CDS encoding polysaccharide deacetylase family protein, with the protein MVKVDSDIPASIDPILGFHDIGDRFDWTLNVLPADRLRSIATIPEVMKTRTGFLFDDGYDCLLNESVQNLLQPFTRWVSIITQATGGSNSWDTRPGGGQRKHLNAGEIRTLADQGWIILSHTRSHRALTVLPVLEQRKELTESRDELEQITGRKITGLSLPFGRFNSDVISLAGDCGYDQFFSNRYQTARVRRVLSVYRWDSNRTIINKLNRHPVEMSRLWFINTCASGTIAVQSLKQMLSK; encoded by the coding sequence GTGGTGAAGGTGGATTCGGACATACCGGCAAGCATTGACCCCATTCTCGGTTTCCATGATATCGGAGACCGGTTCGACTGGACGTTAAATGTTCTTCCGGCCGATCGGTTGAGGTCCATTGCCACCATTCCTGAAGTTATGAAAACCAGAACAGGATTTTTGTTTGATGATGGCTACGACTGTCTGTTAAACGAATCTGTTCAAAACCTGCTTCAGCCTTTCACCCGGTGGGTCAGTATCATTACCCAGGCCACCGGAGGGTCGAATTCATGGGATACACGTCCCGGCGGCGGCCAGAGAAAACATCTGAACGCCGGTGAAATCAGAACGCTGGCCGACCAGGGATGGATCATTCTGTCACATACCCGTTCTCACCGTGCGCTGACCGTTTTACCAGTCCTCGAGCAAAGGAAAGAATTGACAGAAAGCCGGGATGAACTGGAGCAGATCACCGGACGGAAAATCACCGGATTGTCTCTGCCGTTTGGCCGGTTTAATTCTGATGTGATCTCACTGGCAGGCGACTGTGGCTATGATCAGTTTTTCAGCAACCGTTACCAGACAGCACGGGTCAGACGGGTCCTGTCGGTTTACCGGTGGGACTCAAACCGGACCATCATTAACAAACTGAACCGCCACCCGGTTGAAATGTCCAGACTCTGGTTTATCAATACGTGTGCGTCGGGCACCATTGCTGTTCAATCGCTAAAACAAATGCTTTCTAAATGA
- a CDS encoding AI-2E family transporter, translating to MSEKSLIPQLPDGKGPDLLAMVAMVAACVILIAIAFLIPVETGPFVLSGLIAIILWPHKHHQAARSILYALVFILLIYIISELRIVLVPFIISFMVAYLMAPIMSWLRHFRIPAGLAAMLVTLIFLGGLTLVGFGIGPILIDQVKSLSTHAKSISEFIPSLLADPEVRSVLMNLGLDPTVILTKYNTQLIPSLQNYLFDSDGLVTNFPTLLNVVANVVLMLVFLPFLLFYFMRDYEELIHRFQGFIPDERREWVEFHSRKLQQIIATYVRGQLLIAFIGGVICLVPFLIFSTPYALVLSIGFLFLSLVPYVGVILMLVIGVLLCTSSPNFLFHATVVVATFLGSSAIQNFILTPKILGDRVGLHPVILLLSISIFGYFLGMLGLLIAIPLTAALNTYFKDWLEIKNQEFARQSASGTRGRKGSVS from the coding sequence ATGAGTGAAAAAAGCCTGATTCCCCAATTACCCGATGGCAAAGGTCCGGACCTGCTGGCCATGGTTGCCATGGTGGCAGCCTGCGTGATTCTCATTGCCATTGCCTTCCTGATTCCCGTTGAGACCGGACCATTTGTTCTGTCAGGTCTGATTGCCATCATTTTATGGCCTCATAAGCACCATCAGGCTGCCCGAAGCATCCTGTATGCCCTTGTTTTTATTCTGCTCATCTATATCATTTCTGAATTGCGGATCGTTTTGGTCCCGTTTATTATTTCGTTTATGGTGGCCTACCTGATGGCACCCATCATGTCCTGGTTGCGCCATTTTCGTATTCCGGCCGGACTGGCAGCCATGCTTGTTACTTTGATCTTCTTGGGTGGGCTTACTCTGGTCGGATTTGGAATTGGTCCCATTCTCATCGATCAGGTTAAGTCTCTGAGTACCCATGCCAAATCCATTTCGGAGTTTATTCCATCCTTGTTGGCCGATCCGGAAGTCCGGTCGGTTCTGATGAATCTGGGGCTGGATCCAACCGTCATTCTGACGAAATACAATACTCAGCTGATACCATCTTTGCAGAACTACCTCTTTGACTCAGATGGGTTGGTTACCAATTTTCCCACCTTGCTGAATGTGGTGGCCAACGTGGTTCTGATGCTGGTGTTTCTGCCATTTCTGCTGTTTTATTTCATGCGGGATTATGAAGAGCTCATTCACCGGTTTCAGGGGTTTATTCCGGATGAACGCAGGGAGTGGGTTGAATTTCACAGCCGTAAGCTTCAGCAGATTATTGCCACTTATGTGCGGGGTCAGTTGCTGATTGCCTTTATCGGAGGCGTGATCTGTCTGGTTCCTTTCCTGATTTTCTCCACACCATATGCGCTGGTACTTTCAATCGGATTCCTTTTCCTGTCTCTGGTTCCCTACGTGGGAGTGATTCTGATGCTGGTGATTGGGGTCTTGTTATGTACCTCCTCCCCAAATTTTCTGTTCCATGCCACGGTGGTGGTGGCCACTTTTCTGGGAAGCTCGGCCATCCAGAACTTTATTCTGACACCTAAAATTCTGGGTGATCGGGTCGGATTGCATCCTGTGATTCTGCTTCTTTCTATTTCCATTTTCGGTTACTTCCTGGGCATGCTTGGATTATTGATTGCGATTCCGCTCACCGCTGCCCTTAACACGTACTTTAAAGACTGGCTCGAAATCAAAAACCAGGAATTCGCCAGACAGTCAGCCTCGGGGACCCGCGGCAGAAAAGGGTCCGTTTCATGA